A stretch of Acropora palmata chromosome 9, jaAcrPala1.3, whole genome shotgun sequence DNA encodes these proteins:
- the LOC141892850 gene encoding uncharacterized protein LOC141892850, which translates to MGNSDASSLDTERPLWREHAASGLIEAPFKLRQRLTNQSILAFAGEVFVSRFHGSETINCGLQKSRPCKFLHRAVAHSQAGDIINIDGTGTTRDPYPCESTTMEFQAAGLSLRSYKNRATIACQKHILGFSCVRKNNSPIAIALEGITFLGTGLRLVDCALRLKNVYFFNSFFDALSINFALRMQRKIELIGCLFKMNEAKGVTINGDEVQIEIKNTTFENNKIQNKYHALLDVSGQSPQSEITVNLTDINAVNNTCAGKACFVLGSGNNSGLLTLSMETGNFEKNHARESVLYIRGNSNIELKSVLFSENNGRAINIAGGNFVGFKLIAGNFVRNNILKVKAAGDGGAILVSGFKQGALVFISRSNFTSNRGRDGGAFAILDIVSKTVSVNIERCSFVDNRAQGSGGAVTIGTKHSWQIGGFVTIQNSNFSGNKLNQGGELDKETATRDSGGGGALALYVQYMANFTLINNSFVDNIAKYRSSGAVRANFFTLLSETVIQCCEFLRNKGSGYSGTFELISTANKFSAHPRRVSIRNSTFKENKAIGIAFQDVHLYHGYVTMSFCKFEGNSAGGIFLAVPSKQCDLRVENSALIDNKYFEFNVSINNCNGGNLTVTNTSITRNNCTTKNGMFRVFLNFMNSLVLQSSQLVDNFCFSGVVQVYVPETGNPASPVRTGVFLNDTVFRGNSGVMKTSLEIWEVAGVVIHNCTFVDNFGGLDGSHLRVHLSYSALYVKQTVFKQTEKSQVLYVSKEKPYSGFLTVTNYGDVYMQDTSFICDTFSWEGKVLIFVKSAGKVDLKNSVKIQAPEGSKLYFHNFTHLEDIKEAYWITSFSMSYYPCPIGYYSIRRGKSTGFAIREQMKCRTCPMGANCSTTLSARPNFWGYPISGQGQVRFKLCPQGYCCPTVNQTCRYRNESYRDSGCQGNRTGFLCGRCKKGFSETLFHNRCHPIKDCKDYWYLPLVFICALLFALYLIQKPPLFQRLMRNLTWFLPNKKGKFEFQAFDTEETKDTTGPSTTASYGFLKILFYFYQIAGLLTASSYGVSGVLSKTIVLPLVSLLDFKLYAESDWDICPFPGMTPLSKTVSQLVVTMVIHVSIVLIYWLHTVINVLQKRSPVLPDSAPYLAATLETLLLGYSAVLGTTVKLLDCTTIQQQWRWYYNAEVKCMQWWQKAAEEVYVLHLIPFVITLFIGSIRLYRRQILAKLFLLACFFPLPFLFILSFFHLLRKVLRKSQEIESKRSELQGSTKYSSICSLESSVFKVLSAPFCDTTTIENSSCKVYWESILIGRRFALISIGSFVTHALLRSVVLAVLCLIFLLHHLSNNPFANFYANLAETVSLASLVVIAILNVGMASFYSAGAPPQGILYEHVQSFRLTEAIILSVVPFFFVAFMFLSLASQVVRAALFVFQMARRRLGKSKISNSKTKNSNHHSDSKEPLLSPMY; encoded by the exons ATGGGAAATAGTGATGCCAGCTCTCTTGACACCGAG CGTCCTTTGTGGAGAGAGCACGCTGCAAGCGGACTAATAGAAGCGCCGTttaa actacgtcaaagactTACGAACCAAA gtATTCTCGCCTTTGCAGGCGAggtttttgtttcaagatttcATGGCAGTGAAACAATTAACTGCGGTCTTCAAAAATCTCGACCTTGCAAGTTCCTGCACCGAGCTGTCGCGCATTCGCAAGCTGGTGACATCATTAACATAGACGGCACAGGTACAACTCGTGACCCTTACCCTTGCGAATCAACAACAATGGAATTTCAGGCTGCAGGCCTATCTTTACGATCATATAAAAATCGCGCGACTATAGCTTGTCAGAAACATATCTTGGGGTTTTCCTGCGTCCGCAAGAACAACTCACCTATTGCCATCGCTTTAGAAGGAATAACTTTTCTGGGCACAGGCTTGCGACTCGTCGATTGTGCTTTAAGGCTGAAGAATGTGtattttttcaacagtttttttGATGCCCTTTCAATAAATTTCGCGCTACGAATGCAGCGGAAAATTGAACTGATTGGATGTCTCTTCAAGATGAATGAGGCAAAAGGCGTCACGATTAACGGTGATGAAGTGCAAATTGAGATTAAAAACACTACGTTTGAGAACAACaagattcaaaacaaatacCATGCACTCTTAGATGTGTCAGGTCAAAGTCCGCAGTCTGAAATTACCGTGAACCTCACTGATATAAATGCTGTGAATAACACGTGTGCTGGAAAAGCCTGTTTTGTACTTGGCTCGGGAAATAATTCGGGATTATTGACTTTGTCAATGGAAACAGGAAACTTCGAAAAGAACCACGCTCGAGAAAGTGTTTTGTATATTAGAGGAAATTCAAATATTGAATTGAAGTCTGTACTGTTCTCCGAAAACAACGGCAGGGCAATCAACATCGCCGGCGGCAATTTCGTGGGGTTTAAACTCATCGCTGGGAATTTCGTTCGCAATAACATTTTGAAGGTCAAAGCAGCCGGAGACGGAGGCGCAATTTTGGTCAGCGGATTTAAACAAGGGGCCCTCGTCTTTATTTCGAGGTCAAATTTTACATCAAACAGAGGCCGCGATGGCGGCGCATTCGCGATTCTTGACATCGTTTCAAAGACAGTGAGTGTGAATATCGAACGCTGCAGTTTTGTTGACAACAGAGCGCAGGGCTCCGGCGGTGCAGTTACAATAGGAACGAAACATAGTTGGCAAATTGGTGGCTTCGTTACTATTCAGAACTCGAACTTCAGTGGTAACAAACTTAACCAAGGCGGTGAACTCGATAAAGAAACTGCCACTCGAGATTCAGGGGGAGGTGGTGCTCTTGCCTTGTATGTGCAGTACATGGCAAATTTCACTTTAATAAACAATTCTTTCGTCGACAATATAGCAAAATATCGGAGTTCTGGTGCTGTCCGAGCCAACTTCTTCACCCTACTTTCAGAAACTGTGATCCAATGCTGTGAATTTCTAAGAAATAAAGGCTCAGGATATTCTGGGACTTTTGAACTCATCTCAACTGCCAACAAATTTTCAGCTCATCCACGGAGAGTGTCAATCAGAAATTCTACatttaaggaaaacaaagcaatcGGTATCGCTTTTCAAGATGTACACCTGTACCACGGCTACGTCACTATGTCATTTTGCAAGTTTGAAGGAAATTCAGCCGGGGGCATATTTCTCGCTGTCCCTTCAAAACAGTGTGATCTTCGCGTCGAGAACTCTGCTTTAATTGACAACAAATACTTTGAGTTCAATGTGTCCATCAACAATTGTAACGGAGGGAATCTCACTGTAACAAACACCTCAATAACGAGGAACAACTGCACAACTAAAAACGGAATGTTTCGCGTCTTTCTGaatttcatgaattctttAGTACTTCAATCAAGTCAACTCGTGGACAACTTCTGTTTTTCGGGCGTGGTTCAAGTATATGTGCCCGAAACAGGCAATCCAGCGAGTCCGGTGAGGACCGGGGTATTTCTAAATGACACCGTCTTTCGTGGAAACTCTGGCGTGATGAAAACCTCACTGGAGATATGGGAGGTGGCGGGGGTCGTCATCCATAACTGCACTTTTGTGGACAACTTTGGCGGGCTTGATGGTTCTCATTTGCGAGTCCACCTGTCTTATAGCGCTTTATACGTCAAACAAACCGTTTTTAAACAAACGGAGAAGTCACAGGTCCTTTACGTATCCAAAGAGAAGCCCTATAGTGGGTTTTTAACGGTGACAAACTACGGTGACGTGTACATGCAAGATACCTCTTTTATCTGTGATACGTTCAGCTGGGAAGGAAAGgtcttaatttttgtaaaaagcGCTGGAAAGGTCGATCTGAAAAATTCCGTTAAAATCCAGGCTCCAGAAGGAAGCAAGTTGTACTTTCACAATTTCACACATTTGGAAGACATCAAAGAAGCGTATTGGATTACGTCATTTTCTATGAGCTACTACCCCTGTCCAATAGGATATTACAGTATCAGAAGGGGAAAAAGTACAGGCTTTGCCATCAGGGAACAAATGAAATGCCGCACCTGTCCCATGGGGGCAAACTGTTCAACAACTCTCTCTGCAAGACCAAACTTTTGGGGGTATCCAATTTCTGGCCAAGGCCAAGTGCGATTCAAACTTTGTCCCCAAGGTTACTGCTGCCCAACTGTCAATCAAACATGCAGGTACCGCAATGAAAGCTACCGGGATTCCGGTTGCCAAGGGAACCGCACTGGCTTTCTTTGTGGAAGATGCAAAAAAGGTTTCAGCGAAACCCTTTTTCACAACAGATGCCATCCAATCAAAGACTGTAAAGATTACTGGTATTTGCCCTTAGTGTTCATCTGTGCTTTACTTTTCGCTCTGTATCTTATTCAAAAGCCTCCATTATTTCAACGATTGATGAGAAATTTGACATGGTTTCTTCCGAACAAGAAAGGGAAGTTCGAGTTTCAGGCCTTCGACACCGAGGAAACTAAAGACACTACTGGCCCTTCAACTACTGCGTCCTACGGATTCTTAAAAAtcctgttttatttttatcaaattgCAGGACTGTTGACGGCTTCATCATACGGAGTGAGTGGGGTGTTGAGCAAAACTATTGTATTACCACTGGTGAGTCTTCTGGACTTCAAACTGTATGCCGAAAGTGATTGGGATATCTGTCCTTTTCCTGGAATGACACCATTATCCAAGACAGTGTCTCAGCTGGTTGTTACCATGGTAATACACGTGTCAATCGTGTTGATCTACTGGCTTCACACTGTTATCAATGTGCTACAAAAGAGAAGTCCCGTGTTACCCGACAGCGCTCCTTACCTCGCAGCGACCCTTGAGACTCTGTTGCTAGGGTATTCTGCAGTGCTCGGCACTACAGTGAAGCTTTTAGACTGCACAACGATTCAGCAGCAGTGGAGGTGGTACTACAACGCGGAAGTCAAGTGTATGCAATGGTGGCAAAAGGCAGCCGAAGAAGTATATGTTCTCCACTTGATTCCTTTTGTAATAACATTGTTCATTGGATCTATCCGGCTTTATAGGCGGCAAATTTTGGCGAAGCTTTTCCTACTGGCATGTTTTTTCCCTCTTCCTTTCCTATtcattttgagtttttttcaCTTACTAAGAAAAGTTTTACGGAAATCACAAGAGATTGAATCAAAAAGATCTGAGCTTCAAGGAAGTACCAAGTATTCTTCCATTTGCAGTTTAGAGTCCTcagttttcaaagttcttaGTGCGCCATTTTGCGACACTACAACGATCGAGAACTCATCATGCAAGGTCTACTGGGAAAGTATTCTCATAGGTCGCCGATTTGCTTTAATTTCGATCGGCTCTTTCGTGACCCATGCTCTCTTGCGCTCCGTTGTATTGGCAGTTCTGTGCCTCATTTTCCTATTGCATCACTTATCCAACAATCCTTTCGCCAATTTCTACGCAAACTTGGCTGAGACCGTTTCCCTTGCAAGCTTGGTCGTCATAGCAATACTGAATGTAGGGATGGCATCATTTTACAGCGCAGGGGCTCCTCCTCAAGGGATTCTGTACGAACATGTTCAGAGTTTCCGTTTAACGGAAGCAATCATACTTAGCGTGGtcccgtttttctttgtagCCTTCATGTTTCTATCACTGGCTTCGCAAGTCGTCCGTGCGGCTCTCTTTGTCTTTCAAATGGCTCGACGACGTCTTGGAAAATCAAAGATAAGCAATTCAAAGACAAAGAATTCAAACCACCACTCTGACAGTAAGGAGCCACTTCTCTCTCCAATGTACTAG